Proteins from a single region of Urocitellus parryii isolate mUroPar1 chromosome 4, mUroPar1.hap1, whole genome shotgun sequence:
- the LOC113175348 gene encoding olfactory receptor 4P4-like, translating into MEHPNNVTEFVFMGLWGNKGIELLFFFLFLLCYLAVLMGNFIILLTITCSHLIEQPMYYFLCHLSLMDLCYTSTVVPRLIRDLAAARKTISYNSCMTQLFTAHLLAGVEIFILVSMAFDRYVAIVKPLHYMVIMNRKKCNLLVAVAWGVGFWHSIALLLMVLRLPFCGPNQIDHYICDVKPLLKLVCKDIHIVSILVIANSGMVVVVIFLVLVASYIMILYNLRTRSSAGRRKALSTCSSHVMVVILFFVPCIYTYVLPAGSENKDKEISVFYTVVAPMLNPLIYTLRNMEMKIAMQKVWSRMSHL; encoded by the coding sequence ATGGAACATCCGAATAATGTCACAGAATTTGTTTTCATGGGGCTTTGGGGAAATAAGGGAATCGAActactcttctttttcctcttcctgcttTGCTACCTGGCAGTCTTAATGGGGAACTTCATCATTTTACTCACAATCACCTGCAGTCACCTCATCGAGCAGCCCATGTACTACTTTCTGTGCCACCTTTCCCTCATGGACCTGTGCTACACCTCCACTGTGGTTCCCCGGCTTATCAGGGACTTGGCGGCAGCAAGAAAAACCATTTCCTATAACAGCTGCATGACCCAGCTCTTCACGGCCCACTTGCTGGCAGGAGTGGAAATATTCATCTTGGTGTCCATGGCTtttgaccgctatgtggccattgTCAAGCCACTGCACTACATGGTCATCATGAACCGGAAGAAGTGTAACCTGCTGGTTGCGGTGGCCTGGGGGGTGGGTTTTTGGCACTCTATTGCTCTATTGCTCATGGTACTCAGGCTGCCTTTCTGTGGCCCTAATCAGATAGATCACTACATATGTGATGTGAAGCCTCTTTTGAAATTGGTCTGCAAAGATATTCACATTGTGAGTATCTTAGTGATTGCCAATTCAGGGATGGTGGTAGTTGTGATTTTTCTTGTTCTAGTAGCTTCttatataatgattttatataatcTTAGGACAAGGTCATCTGCAGGGCGTCGCAAAGCTCTCTCAACCTGTAGCTCTCATGTAATGGtagtcattttgttttttgtgccCTGTATTTACACCTATGTGCTACCTGCAGGTAGTGAGAACAAGGACAAGGAAATCTCTGTGTTTTACACTGTGGTTGCCCCCATGCTGAATCCTCTCATCTATACACTCAGAAATATGGAGATGAAAATTGCCATGCAGAAGGTATGGTCTCGAATGTCACATCTATAA
- the LOC144254460 gene encoding olfactory receptor 4P4 — protein sequence MEKSNNLTVFILLGLSHNKNIEVLCFVLFLLCYLAIWMGNVLVMVSITCSKLISQPMYFFLNYLSLSDLCYTSTVTPKLMTDFLAEQKIISYNNCMAQLFTTHLFGGIEIFILTGMAYDRYVAICKPLHYAAIMSRQRCNTIILVCCAGGFAHSASQFLLTIFLPFCGPNEIDHYFCDVYPLLKLACSNTHTIGLLVIANSGLIALVTFGVLMLSYFFILYTLRGCSREGRSKALSTCSAHITVVVLFFAPALFIYLRPPTTFPEDKVFALFYTIIAPMFNPLIYTLRNTEMKDALRKVWCHRTLLKRK from the coding sequence ATGGAAAAAAGCAATAATCTCACAGTATTTATTCTCCTGGGACTTTCCCACAATAAGAACATAGAAGTCCTctgctttgtattatttttactttgctaCCTTGCCATTTGGATGGGAAATGTGCTTGTAATGGTTTCTATCACATGCTCGAAGCTCATCAGCCAgcccatgtatttcttcctcaaTTACCTCTCGCTCTCTGACCTTTGCTACACATCCACAGTGACCCCTAAATTAATGACTGACTTCCTGGCTGAACAGAAGATCATTTCCTATAATAACTGCATGGCACAGCTGTTTACCACCCATTTATTTGGAGGCATCGAGATCTTCATCCTCACAgggatggcctatgaccgctatgtggccatctgcaagcccctGCATTATGCTGCCATCATGAGCAGACAGAGGTGCAACACGATCATCCTGGTGTGCTGTGCTGGGGGATTTGCACACTCTGCCAGTCAGTTTCTTCTTACCATCTTCTTACCCTTCTGTGGCCCTAATGAGATAGATCACTACTTCTGTGATGTGTATCCTTTGCTGAAATTGGCCTGTTCTAATACACACACAATAGGTCTCTTAGTCATTGCTAACTCAGGGTTAATTGCACTGGTGACTTTTGGTGTCTTGatgttgtcttatttttttatattgtacaCCCTAAGAGGATGCTCCAGGGAGGGCCGCAGCAAAGCCCTTTCCACTTGCAGTGCCCACATCACTGTCGTGGTCCTGTTTTTTGCACCCGCATTATTCATCTACCTCAGGCCACCCACGACATTCCCAGAAGACAAAGTGTTTGCTCTTTTCTACACCATTATCGCTCCTATGTTCAACCCTCTGATCTACACGCTGAGAAACACAGAGATGAAGGATGCTCTGAGGAAAGTGTGGTGTCATCGAACACTTCTGAAAAGAAAGTAA